A portion of the Clostridium gelidum genome contains these proteins:
- a CDS encoding MDR family MFS transporter, whose product MDHRKRNILIALMVAMFLGAVEGTVVTTAIPTIVKDLQGFEIISLVFSVYLLTSAISTPIYGKLSDLYGRKNILSIGIIIFLVGSCLCGVSQTMYMLIGARAIQGVGAGAIFTVTYTIVGDVFTVEEKPKVQGIIGTVWGIASLAGPFLGGILIDMLSWHWIFFINLPFGILSVILLQKNLDETFEKKKHTIDFAGIITLSIAMIIFLNIFLSAENISFNRNIFIVISMLITIILLFAFYKIERKAKEPIIPFDIFTKTSTIINLVSFLASAVLIGADVYLTIYMQNVLGFNAKISGLALAPMSVSWLIASVVLGKCIGKYGGKAVIIISNVILLISTILLPTLTINSSLLLVLVYVFIMGFGFGGAFTTLTIIVQESVEYNKRGVAMATNSLLRTLGQTIGVSVFGSIFNLYIIKYFIKLGINGVDPSNLYKSSTYNTAVTIEQIKLSLNSSLHVLFIILIIISSISLILSLVMPKISSNTKTTESKI is encoded by the coding sequence ATGGATCATAGAAAGAGAAATATATTAATAGCATTAATGGTAGCAATGTTTCTGGGAGCAGTTGAAGGAACCGTTGTCACTACAGCCATTCCAACAATAGTAAAGGATTTGCAGGGGTTTGAAATTATCAGCTTAGTTTTTTCAGTATATCTATTAACTTCTGCAATTTCTACACCTATATATGGTAAGCTATCAGATTTATATGGAAGAAAAAATATACTTTCAATCGGAATAATAATATTTTTAGTTGGAAGCTGTTTGTGTGGAGTATCACAGACTATGTATATGTTGATTGGAGCACGTGCAATTCAAGGAGTGGGTGCAGGTGCAATATTTACAGTTACATATACAATTGTTGGAGATGTATTTACTGTTGAGGAAAAACCTAAGGTTCAAGGGATTATAGGTACAGTATGGGGAATTGCAAGTCTTGCAGGTCCATTTCTAGGAGGAATATTAATTGATATGCTGTCTTGGCATTGGATATTTTTTATAAATCTTCCTTTTGGAATATTATCAGTTATACTTCTTCAAAAAAATCTAGATGAAACCTTTGAGAAGAAAAAGCATACCATAGATTTTGCAGGGATTATTACCTTATCAATTGCAATGATCATATTTTTAAATATTTTCCTATCAGCTGAAAATATAAGTTTTAATCGTAATATATTTATTGTAATATCAATGCTCATAACTATTATATTGTTATTTGCATTCTATAAAATAGAAAGAAAAGCAAAAGAGCCAATTATTCCTTTTGACATATTTACAAAGACAAGTACAATTATAAATTTAGTAAGTTTTTTAGCGTCAGCGGTACTTATAGGTGCAGATGTTTATTTGACAATATATATGCAAAATGTACTAGGTTTTAATGCTAAGATATCAGGACTAGCTTTGGCTCCAATGTCAGTGTCTTGGCTTATAGCTTCAGTTGTTTTAGGGAAATGCATAGGAAAGTATGGCGGGAAAGCAGTAATAATAATATCTAATGTTATTTTACTTATTAGTACAATATTATTGCCTACTCTAACTATAAATTCTTCACTATTATTAGTGTTAGTATATGTTTTTATAATGGGTTTTGGATTTGGTGGAGCTTTTACTACTTTAACTATAATTGTTCAAGAATCCGTAGAATATAACAAAAGAGGTGTTGCAATGGCTACTAATTCATTGCTTAGGACATTAGGGCAAACAATAGGTGTAAGTGTATTTGGAAGTATATTTAACTTATATATAATTAAATACTTTATTAAGCTCGGCATAAACGGAGTAGACCCGAGCAATTTATATAAATCATCTACATATAATACTGCTGTAACTATTGAGCAGATAAAGCTGTCTTTAAATAGTTCTTTGCATGTTCTGTTTATAATACTTATAATTATATCTAGCATATCATTGATTTTATCACTAGTAATGCCTAAAATATCAAGTAATACCAAGACAACAGAGTCTAAGATTTAG
- a CDS encoding ABC transporter ATP-binding protein → MTSTNLNSMETKMESKVKSPKTIRRLLKLMLPYKKAVILACLCVIIVNAAQLIKPYILKLVIDDFLTKHIVEDGLYSITNMGILYFVVVVLSGIFSITQVMLINKVGQDIMKLLRSRVFKTVQLLPLWYLDKTSSGSLITRATNDVEALSEMYTDVLISLFKDVFLIIGIVYTMLIINVKLALISFCVIPFMFGVVFILKTKIKRNFTKMKSLIGKINGFMAENISGMKIVQIFHGEKEKKEEFCELNNEYFKATLFQVWMNSFLKPAADVFQSLAVAILIWYGMGKISDQSLSVGILYAFTTYIKQFFNPISDLADNYTTIQSALVSADRIFELLDEEENLEDLDLGIGASYFQGNIEFKNVWFSYNNEEWILRNVSFKINKGQTAAFVGETGAGKTTIISLISGFYKVQKGEILIDGININEFKKRDLRKNIAVVLQEVFLFSGTIEKNITLNDSIGKAEIERALEISYGKEVVKGLAKGINEPVMERGSTLSLGQKQLLSFARAIAHDPSIFVLDEATSNIDTQTEKLIQKAIDNITKEKTTLIIAHRLSTIRNADVIIVLKHGEVLEIGNHDSLMELGGYYRDLIVKK, encoded by the coding sequence ATGACATCTACAAATCTCAATTCAATGGAGACGAAAATGGAGTCAAAGGTGAAATCTCCTAAAACTATAAGAAGGTTATTAAAGTTAATGTTGCCATATAAGAAAGCAGTTATTCTTGCATGTTTATGTGTAATTATAGTAAATGCAGCTCAATTAATAAAACCATACATATTAAAATTAGTAATTGATGATTTCTTAACTAAACATATTGTAGAAGATGGATTATATTCAATTACCAATATGGGAATATTATATTTTGTAGTAGTTGTTTTAAGTGGAATTTTCTCAATTACTCAAGTAATGCTAATAAATAAAGTAGGACAAGATATAATGAAACTCCTAAGAAGTAGAGTATTTAAAACAGTACAGCTATTACCTCTTTGGTATTTAGATAAAACTTCATCTGGAAGTTTAATAACGAGAGCAACAAATGATGTTGAAGCCTTAAGTGAAATGTATACGGATGTTTTAATAAGTCTTTTTAAAGATGTATTTTTAATAATTGGAATAGTTTATACTATGCTAATAATAAATGTAAAACTTGCTTTAATTTCATTTTGTGTAATTCCTTTTATGTTTGGAGTAGTATTTATTTTAAAAACAAAAATAAAAAGAAATTTTACTAAGATGAAAAGTTTAATTGGTAAAATAAATGGATTTATGGCTGAAAATATATCAGGAATGAAGATAGTACAAATATTTCATGGGGAAAAAGAAAAGAAGGAAGAATTTTGTGAGCTAAATAATGAATATTTTAAAGCTACATTATTTCAAGTTTGGATGAATAGCTTTTTAAAACCTGCTGCAGATGTCTTTCAAAGTTTAGCAGTAGCTATATTAATTTGGTATGGTATGGGTAAAATATCGGATCAAAGCTTAAGTGTGGGAATATTATATGCATTTACAACATACATAAAGCAATTTTTTAATCCTATATCTGATTTAGCAGATAATTATACAACTATTCAATCTGCGTTAGTATCAGCTGATAGGATATTTGAGCTATTAGATGAGGAAGAAAATCTAGAGGACTTAGACTTAGGTATTGGAGCAAGTTATTTCCAAGGAAATATAGAATTTAAAAATGTATGGTTTTCTTATAATAATGAAGAGTGGATTTTAAGGAATGTAAGTTTTAAGATAAATAAAGGACAAACAGCTGCTTTTGTTGGAGAAACAGGGGCGGGAAAGACAACTATAATTAGCCTTATTAGTGGATTTTATAAGGTACAGAAAGGCGAAATTTTAATTGATGGAATAAATATTAATGAATTTAAGAAAAGAGATCTAAGAAAGAATATAGCAGTGGTGCTTCAAGAAGTATTTTTGTTTTCGGGAACCATTGAAAAAAATATAACATTGAATGATAGCATCGGAAAAGCTGAAATAGAAAGAGCTTTAGAGATTTCTTATGGAAAAGAAGTAGTAAAAGGTTTAGCCAAAGGAATTAATGAGCCAGTTATGGAAAGAGGAAGTACTCTTTCACTCGGACAAAAACAATTATTATCTTTTGCTAGAGCAATAGCTCATGATCCTTCGATTTTTGTATTAGATGAAGCTACTTCCAATATTGATACTCAAACTGAAAAGTTGATTCAAAAGGCTATTGATAACATTACAAAAGAAAAAACAACATTGATAATCGCTCATAGACTTTCAACAATTAGAAATGCAGATGTAATAATAGTGCTTAAACATGGTGAAGTTTTAGAAATAGGAAATCATGATTCTCTTATGGAATTGGGAGGATATTATAGAGACTTAATTGTAAAGAAGTAA
- a CDS encoding sensor histidine kinase, with protein MKSRSIKYNIIINFFVSGVQAFIVTIVIFILGFAMLHILSKNLYVGFANAYNNSREFMMICTFAIFFLFICLLCLIFIKKMNKITDYIEEISQTLNLVSTGKMDVTIPIRRKDELGILASDVNKMAYNLNELIKKEREWESQKNNLITNLSHDLRTPLTSILGFLELIEKGTNNDDKLRHYCNISLEKAKKLKSSIDQLFEFTKINNIDLKLNKTEIGIEELIEQVTMGFIPSFEDNNMEYRITSKSKGLKINADPILLVRAFENIISNSIKYASEGKYLDIIIDKENDKAIVKFVNYGEQIKQEDLTNLFNKFYRVEKSCDKKEGTGLGLAIVKAAIELHYGEINVKSSKEETQFELKLLINS; from the coding sequence TTGAAGAGTAGAAGTATAAAATATAATATTATCATTAACTTTTTTGTTAGTGGAGTACAAGCATTTATAGTGACAATAGTTATATTTATTTTAGGATTTGCAATGCTACATATTTTATCTAAAAATCTTTATGTAGGATTTGCGAATGCTTATAACAATAGTAGAGAATTTATGATGATTTGTACTTTTGCAATCTTCTTCTTGTTTATATGTCTATTGTGCTTAATATTTATAAAAAAAATGAACAAGATTACTGACTATATAGAAGAAATTTCTCAAACTTTAAATTTAGTATCTACAGGAAAGATGGATGTGACGATTCCTATTAGAAGAAAAGATGAACTTGGAATATTAGCAAGCGATGTAAACAAGATGGCTTATAATTTAAATGAATTAATTAAAAAAGAAAGAGAATGGGAAAGTCAGAAAAACAATTTAATTACTAATTTATCACATGATTTAAGAACTCCATTAACTTCAATTCTTGGGTTCTTAGAGTTAATAGAAAAAGGTACTAATAATGATGATAAATTAAGACATTATTGCAATATTTCATTAGAGAAAGCTAAAAAATTGAAAAGTTCTATAGATCAGCTTTTTGAATTTACTAAAATAAATAATATAGATTTGAAGTTGAATAAAACTGAAATAGGCATAGAAGAATTAATTGAGCAAGTAACTATGGGATTTATACCATCTTTTGAAGATAATAATATGGAATATAGAATAACCTCAAAAAGCAAAGGCTTAAAAATAAATGCAGATCCTATTTTATTAGTAAGGGCATTTGAAAATATAATAAGTAACAGCATTAAGTATGCTAGTGAAGGAAAATATTTAGATATAATTATAGATAAAGAAAATGATAAGGCTATTGTTAAGTTTGTGAATTATGGAGAACAAATAAAACAAGAGGATTTAACAAATTTGTTTAATAAATTCTATAGAGTAGAAAAATCTTGTGATAAAAAAGAAGGGACAGGATTAGGTTTAGCAATTGTAAAAGCAGCAATAGAATTGCATTATGGAGAGATAAATGTTAAAAGCTCTAAAGAAGAAACACAATTTGAATTAAAATTACTTATTAATAGTTGA
- a CDS encoding ABC transporter ATP-binding protein, translating to MGQSILINFIKEHKISYFIGIIFVLVTSYIQTLFPKVLGNTIDILKENDFKPSFVYVNIGYMIFIALGTFVSTYIWRNLIIGNGRKMESFLREKLFEHFQKLSPEFYNRRKTGDLIAYAINDINAVRMTFGPATAMLVNGIVICVISIYSMAQSINWEITLLSLIPIPFIVFIMFKIGKIVRRRFIKVQENFASISDRVQENINGIRVIKAYVQEDEECTKFEELNERMSKSNLDMVRISSYLSPVIEICFTISFVLNLIVGGKMVLKGEISLGDFIAFNGYLTMIMTPIISIGRIITIFQRGMASLNRLNEIFDTEVEIKAKENSVKTFLKGDIQIKNLTFLYPGSKEIILDDINLSISKGHTLGIIGKTGSGKSTLVNLLLRMYNVQNGMIFFDGIDINDYNPKTLRDNFGFVPQDNFLFKASISDNIKFFKKIYSDEEVMEAAKNSCIYESIMDFSEDFKTILGERGVNISGGQKQRISIARALIKNPEILILDDSLSAVDTITEAQILKNIKRTRKDKTSIIVAHRISQVLEADEIIVMDKGKISERGNHLELIEKGGLYYDIYKSQFNGDENGVKGEIS from the coding sequence ATGGGGCAAAGTATATTAATTAATTTTATTAAAGAACATAAAATTTCATATTTTATTGGAATAATATTTGTGCTAGTTACATCTTACATTCAAACTCTTTTTCCCAAAGTGCTTGGAAATACAATAGATATTTTAAAAGAAAATGATTTTAAACCAAGTTTTGTATATGTAAACATTGGTTATATGATATTTATTGCATTAGGTACCTTTGTAAGTACTTATATATGGAGAAATCTTATTATTGGAAATGGAAGGAAGATGGAATCTTTTCTTAGGGAAAAGCTTTTTGAACATTTTCAAAAGTTATCGCCTGAATTTTATAATAGAAGGAAAACAGGGGATTTAATTGCTTATGCTATAAATGATATAAATGCTGTTAGAATGACATTTGGACCTGCAACTGCAATGTTAGTTAATGGAATTGTAATATGTGTTATATCTATTTATTCCATGGCACAATCTATAAACTGGGAAATTACTCTTTTATCATTAATACCAATACCTTTTATTGTATTTATAATGTTTAAGATTGGTAAGATTGTAAGAAGACGCTTTATTAAGGTTCAAGAAAATTTTGCGTCAATTTCTGATAGAGTACAAGAAAACATAAATGGTATTAGAGTCATTAAAGCTTATGTACAGGAAGATGAAGAATGTACAAAATTTGAGGAATTAAATGAAAGAATGTCAAAATCAAATTTAGATATGGTACGGATATCATCTTATTTATCTCCAGTGATTGAAATATGTTTTACTATAAGTTTTGTTTTAAATCTCATTGTTGGTGGGAAAATGGTATTAAAAGGTGAAATTTCCCTAGGAGATTTTATTGCTTTTAATGGATATCTTACTATGATAATGACGCCTATAATTTCAATAGGACGTATTATTACAATATTTCAAAGAGGTATGGCATCTTTAAATAGATTAAATGAAATATTTGATACTGAAGTTGAAATAAAAGCGAAAGAAAATTCTGTGAAAACTTTTCTTAAAGGAGATATACAAATAAAGAATCTAACTTTTTTATATCCAGGTTCAAAAGAAATAATTTTAGATGATATAAATTTAAGTATTTCCAAAGGACATACTTTAGGCATTATAGGAAAAACAGGTTCGGGTAAAAGTACCTTAGTTAATTTATTATTAAGAATGTATAATGTTCAAAATGGAATGATATTTTTTGATGGAATAGATATAAATGATTATAATCCTAAAACATTAAGAGATAACTTTGGATTTGTACCACAGGATAATTTTTTATTTAAAGCGTCAATATCAGATAATATAAAGTTTTTTAAAAAAATATATTCTGATGAAGAAGTTATGGAAGCTGCTAAAAATAGTTGTATATATGAAAGTATTATGGATTTCTCAGAGGATTTTAAGACAATTCTTGGGGAGAGAGGAGTTAATATTTCTGGTGGACAAAAGCAGAGGATTTCAATTGCAAGAGCTTTAATTAAAAATCCGGAAATACTTATATTAGATGATTCACTTTCAGCAGTAGATACGATTACTGAAGCACAAATTTTAAAGAATATTAAAAGAACAAGAAAAGATAAAACTTCAATAATAGTAGCTCATAGAATATCACAAGTTTTAGAGGCTGATGAAATTATAGTAATGGATAAGGGGAAGATATCTGAAAGGGGTAATCATTTAGAATTAATTGAGAAGGGAGGGTTATATTATGACATCTACAAATCTCAATTCAATGGAGACGAAAATGGAGTCAAAGGTGAAATCTCCTAA
- a CDS encoding phage replisome organizer N-terminal domain-containing protein produces MRERKYVKFTVDMYNDTKFKIIDIKPERDLIHYVWTRIVTLAGKVNLEGDLYMSKTLPYTIETLAIEFNRGEDQIKLALDVFMELEMLELIEGNVYRVKNFAKHQNIKVKEKINPKNKDDEVKSKEVVLKEASKNEIDDNKNTEAENKTIRNQAEVVRIHDRGNLEIPSSSINKVDNTSNNSQDNILMLLDTKKNKKANKNKKKGKSSDINDEEDALDNEIVYFYDSDEEKPLEEGESVISRWSF; encoded by the coding sequence ATGAGAGAAAGAAAGTACGTGAAATTTACAGTTGATATGTATAATGATACAAAATTCAAAATAATAGATATAAAACCTGAAAGAGATCTTATTCACTATGTTTGGACTAGGATTGTAACTTTGGCTGGCAAGGTTAATTTAGAGGGTGATTTATATATGTCAAAAACCCTTCCATATACAATTGAAACTTTAGCAATAGAATTTAACAGAGGTGAGGATCAAATTAAATTAGCATTAGATGTATTCATGGAATTAGAAATGCTTGAACTTATTGAAGGTAATGTTTATAGAGTGAAAAATTTTGCTAAGCATCAAAATATAAAGGTGAAAGAAAAAATAAATCCTAAAAATAAAGATGATGAAGTGAAGAGCAAAGAAGTAGTTTTAAAAGAAGCTTCAAAAAATGAAATAGATGATAATAAAAATACAGAAGCTGAAAATAAAACAATTCGAAATCAAGCAGAAGTTGTTAGAATTCATGACAGAGGTAATTTAGAAATTCCTAGTAGTAGCATTAATAAAGTTGATAATACTAGTAATAATTCACAGGATAATATTCTTATGTTATTGGACACTAAGAAAAATAAGAAGGCAAATAAAAATAAGAAAAAAGGTAAGAGCTCTGATATCAATGATGAGGAAGACGCTTTAGATAATGAAATAGTTTATTTTTATGATTCTGATGAAGAAAAGCCTTTGGAGGAAGGCGAGAGTGTTATTTCTAGGTGGTCTTTTTGA
- a CDS encoding LacI family DNA-binding transcriptional regulator: protein MKIDKVKISDIAKALKISTISVSRALSGSAGVGEELRSKILNKAKEMGYFKEKTNEDIKILVLHQKPFVQDTSNYSHMVQGIEKAIQKVGSEYDLEFVDKEHREELYLPYKLQKGIKFDGIIFIGRFNSKYVEFISSKVKNQVFYTGYSPSFDCDSVWYNFNNGGYKQCEYLIKKGHTKIGFLGNSSVYKNKEKVLGITSALEDYELIVKDEFFIYEENFEEKMLNLINSKDRPTAIVCQWDYTAIKLIKFLYEKGIKVPNDISVIGSGNTEMSSLSIPALTTLELNIDYACEVAVSLLYKRIRNPEKPYENITINSVLVERDSVK from the coding sequence TTGAAAATTGATAAAGTCAAAATCTCAGATATAGCAAAAGCACTTAAAATCTCTACAATTTCTGTTAGTAGAGCACTTTCGGGGAGCGCAGGTGTTGGTGAAGAATTAAGAAGTAAAATTTTAAATAAAGCAAAGGAAATGGGATATTTTAAAGAAAAGACCAATGAAGATATTAAAATATTAGTTCTTCATCAAAAGCCGTTTGTACAAGATACTAGTAATTATAGCCATATGGTGCAAGGCATTGAAAAAGCAATACAAAAAGTTGGCTCAGAATATGATTTGGAATTTGTAGACAAGGAACATCGAGAGGAACTTTATTTGCCGTACAAACTTCAAAAGGGGATAAAGTTTGATGGAATTATATTTATTGGAAGATTTAATAGTAAATATGTAGAGTTTATTTCTAGTAAAGTAAAGAATCAAGTTTTTTACACAGGTTATTCACCTTCTTTTGATTGTGATAGTGTTTGGTATAACTTTAATAATGGTGGTTATAAACAATGTGAATATTTAATTAAAAAAGGTCATACAAAAATAGGTTTCTTAGGAAACAGCAGTGTATATAAAAATAAAGAAAAGGTTCTTGGCATAACTTCAGCTTTGGAAGATTATGAATTGATTGTAAAAGATGAATTTTTTATATATGAAGAAAATTTTGAAGAAAAGATGCTTAATTTAATTAATAGCAAAGATAGACCAACAGCAATAGTGTGTCAATGGGATTATACAGCAATAAAACTTATAAAGTTTTTATATGAAAAAGGGATAAAAGTGCCAAATGATATATCTGTTATTGGTAGTGGGAATACTGAAATGTCTTCACTATCTATACCAGCTTTAACAACTTTGGAGCTTAATATTGATTATGCCTGCGAAGTAGCTGTATCACTTCTTTATAAAAGAATAAGAAATCCAGAAAAGCCTTATGAAAATATTACAATAAATAGCGTTTTAGTTGAAAGAGATTCTGTAAAATGA
- a CDS encoding MFS transporter, producing the protein MNITNEVKNTFNNPFIALKHKNFRYYWIGMCISLIGTWMQNIAQPWLAYTLTNSPFLLSLIGIVQFTPMLIFALFAGVFVDKFSKKKILLFTQSASLVITLILAILVWTGKIQYWHILIMSTALGIVNTIDMPARQSMVIELVGKEDLMNGIALNSMVFNLARIIGPALAGIVMGYAGIAVCFFANAISFGAVVISLFFVKLKPIERKTKNNTNVLEEIKDGIKYIYHKKILLYTLLVMAIVGTFVPNFNILVPVFTKEILKQNEAGFGILMSFMGFGSFLGAMFIATLSKSGPKKFVIYIVPLIVGALLIITGYTNIYLLTGISLAITGFFFIMFTSSANSTLQINSNNEYRGRVMSVYTLVFAGSTPFGNLYAGLFAEHFNARIGFAACGGIIILLMIPLLIYKRYKSNI; encoded by the coding sequence ATGAATATTACTAATGAAGTGAAAAATACATTTAATAATCCTTTTATTGCATTAAAGCATAAAAATTTCAGATATTATTGGATAGGTATGTGCATTTCCTTAATAGGAACTTGGATGCAGAACATAGCTCAACCATGGCTGGCATATACATTAACAAATTCACCATTTTTATTAAGTTTAATTGGCATTGTACAATTTACACCAATGTTGATATTTGCTTTGTTTGCAGGTGTTTTTGTGGACAAGTTTTCGAAAAAGAAAATTTTGTTATTTACTCAATCAGCTTCACTTGTAATTACACTAATACTTGCAATATTAGTATGGACAGGAAAGATACAATATTGGCACATTTTAATTATGTCAACAGCTCTTGGAATAGTTAATACCATTGATATGCCAGCACGTCAGTCAATGGTTATAGAGCTTGTTGGAAAAGAAGATTTAATGAATGGAATTGCTTTAAATTCTATGGTTTTTAATTTGGCTAGAATTATAGGACCTGCGCTTGCTGGAATAGTAATGGGATATGCGGGAATTGCAGTTTGTTTCTTTGCAAATGCAATAAGTTTTGGAGCAGTTGTGATAAGTTTGTTTTTTGTTAAGTTAAAGCCAATAGAAAGAAAAACAAAAAATAATACGAATGTATTAGAGGAAATAAAGGATGGAATAAAATATATATATCATAAGAAGATTCTTTTATATACTTTATTAGTGATGGCGATAGTAGGCACTTTTGTTCCTAATTTTAATATTCTTGTACCTGTATTTACAAAGGAAATATTAAAACAAAATGAAGCAGGCTTTGGTATCTTAATGTCGTTTATGGGTTTTGGTTCATTTTTGGGCGCAATGTTTATAGCTACCTTAAGTAAATCTGGGCCTAAAAAGTTTGTTATTTATATTGTACCGCTAATTGTAGGGGCTTTATTAATTATTACTGGCTACACTAATATTTATTTATTAACTGGAATATCTCTTGCAATCACTGGCTTCTTTTTTATTATGTTTACTTCGAGTGCAAATTCAACTTTGCAGATTAATTCAAACAATGAATACCGTGGAAGAGTTATGAGTGTATATACCTTGGTTTTTGCTGGGTCTACACCTTTTGGAAATCTTTATGCTGGATTGTTTGCAGAACATTTTAATGCAAGAATAGGATTTGCAGCTTGTGGTGGAATAATTATTTTGCTTATGATTCCTTTATTGATATATAAAAGATATAAAAGTAATATTTAA
- a CDS encoding response regulator transcription factor, producing the protein MFNILIIDDEVEIVELMEVYLVNEGYKVFKAYNGSDGINIVNEEKIHLVILDIMMPSIDGFQVCMKIRKDYNIPIIMVSAKSQDMDKIQGLSTGADDYMVKPFNPMELIARVKSQIRRYIFLNEKSNKPNDIDIVEFKDITINKKNHKVSLLDRELKLTPIEYEILLLLANNMGKVFSAEDIFKEVWKEKYFEGNNTVMVHMWRLREKIEENPKEPRIIETIWGVGYKIEE; encoded by the coding sequence ATGTTTAATATATTAATTATAGATGATGAAGTTGAAATAGTTGAACTTATGGAAGTGTATTTAGTTAATGAAGGGTATAAGGTTTTTAAAGCGTATAATGGTAGTGATGGCATTAACATAGTAAATGAAGAAAAAATTCATCTTGTTATTTTAGATATAATGATGCCAAGTATAGATGGATTTCAAGTATGTATGAAAATTAGAAAAGATTACAATATACCAATAATAATGGTTAGTGCTAAAAGTCAAGATATGGACAAGATACAAGGTTTATCAACTGGAGCAGATGACTATATGGTGAAGCCTTTTAATCCTATGGAGCTAATTGCTAGAGTTAAATCTCAAATAAGGAGATATATCTTTTTAAATGAAAAAAGCAATAAACCTAATGATATTGATATTGTTGAATTTAAAGATATAACTATAAATAAAAAGAATCATAAAGTATCTTTATTAGATAGAGAATTAAAATTGACTCCAATAGAATATGAGATTTTGTTACTACTAGCAAATAATATGGGCAAAGTATTTAGTGCTGAGGATATATTTAAAGAAGTTTGGAAAGAAAAATATTTTGAAGGAAATAACACAGTAATGGTTCATATGTGGAGGCTTAGAGAAAAAATAGAGGAAAACCCTAAGGAACCTAGGATAATAGAAACAATATGGGGAGTTGGATACAAAATTGAAGAGTAG